One window from the genome of Apus apus isolate bApuApu2 chromosome 12, bApuApu2.pri.cur, whole genome shotgun sequence encodes:
- the LONRF3 gene encoding LON peptidase N-terminal domain and RING finger protein 3 isoform X1: protein MGSHLPPPPPQQQRPEPQLVLQLAAGALQAQNLELSGAGLGPEWQVLLRRADALAYGGRLHEALPLYQLASRHQQLRAEQLEKLVECLAQSVRIKEGLPAAGSGPPQPREWDVFRCRKCQGFLFEPVSLPCGHTFCKKCLERERAAGSRCVLCKEAGGAAGGQLLRVNVILSNLLAKWFPGQVKASRLRHEGNLLYKEKKLQAALQKYNEAVSLAPNDHLLYSNRSQINSTLKACEDALHDAETACRLQPYWLKGHLRKGQALANLGKTEEALREFLFCLALDTGNKTAKSEAQKLLLSLFSLIPGNAQEHLPDILQLLSHHSRLKGNLLNSVGSGGTSHNLQRLLKVNVEQKKGFSIQEEPNVAASGSLKKSIQMTESKMDCSEEENKVTSVPESAFLMSEKCSLLKRKCCSEEMRNAEVPCKLMKKDTVDSKGNSMEQHTPFEFVDPSDLDCSLCMRLFYEPVTTPCGHTFCLKCLERCLDHNPKCPLCKEGLSECLAMRKYCKTVLMEELIARYLPEELTERRKIYEEEIAELSNLNKNVPIFVCTMAYPTVPCPLHIFEPCYRLMIRRCMETGTKQFGMCISDPVKGFADYGCILEIRNVEFFADGRSVVDSIGKRRFKVIQHSQRDGYNTADIEYIEDQKVQGQEYAALLVLHDAVYDQAYMWFNSLKQALKSRILSHFGPMPAKDPDPQSNPNGPAWCWWVLAVLPLENRAQLPFLAMKSLKDRLNGIRRVLTFMSRTRSR from the exons GACACCAGCAGCTGCGGGCCgagcagctggaaaagctggTGGAGTGCCTGGCGCAGAGCGTCCGGATCAAAGAGGGGCTGCCCGCCGCCGGGAGcggccccccgcagccccgcgaGTGGGACGTCTTCAGGTGCCGCAAATGCCAGGGCTTCCTCTTCGAGCCCGTTTCCTTGCCTTGCGGACACACGTTCTGCAAAAAGTGCCTGGAGAGGGAGCGGGCGGCCGGGTCCCGCTGCGTGCTGTGCAAGgaggcgggcggcgcggcgggcgggcagctCCTGCGGGTCAATGTCATCCTCAGCAACCTGCTGGCCAAGTGGTTCCCCGGCCAAGTGAAGGCTTCGCGGCTCAGGCACGAAGGGAACCTCTTGTACAAGGAGAAGAAGCTACAAGCCGCCCTGCAGAAGTACAACGAAGCGGTCAGCCTAG CTCCAAATGACCACTTGCTGTACAGCAACCGGTCCCAGATTAACTCCACGTTGAAAGCTTGTGAAGATGCATTGCATGATGCTGAAACAGCATGTAGACTGCAGCCATACTGGTTAAAA GGTCACCTAAGGAAAGGACAAGCATTAGCTAATCTGGGGAAAACGGAAGAAGCTTTAAGAGAGTTTTTATTCTGCCTTGCTCTAGATACTGGGAACAAGACAGCCAAGTCTGAGGCACAAAAG CTTCTACTTAGTTTGTTTTCACTCATCCCGGGAAATGCTCAGGAACACTTACCCGATATCCTGCAGCTGTTGTCACATCACTCTAGATTAAAGGGGAATCTCCTAAATTCAGTGGGATCTGGAGGCACCAGCCATAACCTACAAAGGTTACTCAAG GTAAATGTGGAACAGAAAAAGGGTTTTTCCATTCAAGAGGAACCAAATGTAGCTGCTTCTGGTAGTTTGAAGAAATCTATACAAATGACAGAGAGCAAAATGGACTGCTCAGAGGAGGAGAACAAAGTCACCTCCGTGCCAGAGTCTGCCTTTCTCATGTCTGAGAAGTGCAGCCTCCTGAAAAGGAAGTGCTGCTCAGAGGAGATGCGAAATGCTGAGGTACCCTGCAAGCTGATGAAAAAAG ATACTGTTGATAGTAAGGGAAATAGCATGGAACAACATACTCCATTTGAATTTGTGGATCCATCAGATTTGGACTGCTCCCTGTGTATGAG GCTCTTCTATGAACCTGTCACTACACCTTGTGGACACACCTTCTGTCTCAAATGTCTTGAGAGATGCCTGGATCACAACCCAAAATGTCCCCTGTGCAAGGAAGGGCTCTCGGAG TGCTTGGCCATGAGGAAATACTGTAAAACAGTACTAATGGAGGAGTTAATAGCTAGATATCTTCCAGAGGAActcactgaaagaagaaagatttatgAAGAGGAAATAGCAGAGCTTTCCAA CCTAAATAAGAATGTTCCTATATTTGTCTGCACAATGGCTTATCCTACAGTCCCATGCCCTTTGCACATCTTTGAGCCGTGTTATCGCCTGATGATTCGGAGGTGCATGGAGACAGGCACCAAACAATTTGGGATGTGCATCAGTGACCCTGTAAAGGG GTTTGCAGATTATGGCTGCATTCTGGAGATAAGAAATGTTGAATTCTTTGCTGATGGTCGCTCTGTCGTAGACAGCATCGGCAAAAGGAGATTTAAGGTGATACAGCACAGCCAGAGAGATGGCTACAATACAGCAGATATTGAGTACATTGAGGATCAAAAG GTGCAAGGACAGGAGTATGCTGCATTACTTGTTCTCCACGATGCTGTCTATGATCAGGCATACATGTGGTTCAACTCCCTCAAGCAAGCACTCAAAAGTCGAATTCTCAGTCATTTTGGTCCAATGCCAGCCAAGGATCCTGACCCTCAG tCTAACCCCAACGGGccagcctggtgctggtggGTCCTAGCTGTCCTTCCACTTGAGAACAGAGCTCAGCTCCCTTTCCTTGCCATGAAATCCCTCAAAGACCGCTTGAATGGCATCAGACGTGTCCTTACATTCATGTCTCGTACAAGATCACGGTGA